The nucleotide sequence CTTTGTTAATATTTAAGGTGTTTTAACCCTTATATATCCCTTGTTTTTTGACAAAAGATATATAAAAATTACAAAATAGAAAAGTATTAAACAAAATTCAAAATAAGTTGTTTTTGTTTCTCTTCTAAAAATTCATTTGGAATAACTTTTTTATTATCAGTAAATAACTCAACTTTTACTAATCTATTAGGGAATACATATTTCATTTTCAAAAGAGATAAATTCTCATCAAATGTTTTACTTTTATCTAAAATAAAAAATTTTGTTTCAAACCTCTTAAAATTATGAAGATAATCAAAAGTAAACTTTACATAAACATTAAATTTCTGTTTTAAATACATATCTACATTAATTTGACTAAGCCAAGAAAAACCTAATTCCAAGATTATCCCTTTCAAAGGGCTAAAGCCCTTTTTCTATGGTAAGCTAACGCGCTTCGCTTGTTCATTTTTAGCAAAAGAAAAAACTAAAACTATTCTCAAAAAATTTTACGCAAGTTGCTAAAAATCACATAACTAAAAACTTTTAAAAGCCATTTACAATAAATTCGCAAAATATAAATGACTTATAAAAATACTTAAGAAAATAAATCAAACAATTCAAATAATTTATTATTAACTATTTTTGAATTTTCTGTTTTTCTTTCAGAGTAAATCTCAGTAGTTTTAACACTTCCATGTCCTAAAACATCCCTTATTTCTTCTAAAGGCATACCAAGTTCTTTTCTTGCAAAAGTACCAACTACATGACGAAAATCTTGACAACGAAAAGAAACAGGAATATCTGAAGCAATCTTTATAGATTTAAAAAATTTTGAAATATCAGAATAAGGCTTATTAGTTTTAGGATTAATAAAAATATAACTATCATCAACTTTTCTATACACTTGAAGTTCTAAAAATTCTTTTCTAAGAAAATCAGTCATTTCATGAAAATGAGTTTTTTTATCTTTACTTTTATGAGCAGGAATTAAATATTCATTTTCTAAAAAATTAATTTCACCCCACTCTAAATTTTTAACTTCACCAAATCTACGACCATGTATCATAAGAATAAGCATAAGTCTCTTTTTTCTAACTTCTAATTCAGTAGTATCAATATCAATAATATTCTTATAAAAAGTAGATATTTGATTAACAGATAAATTCATATAAACATGATTATCATAAGGTTTAATAGTAACATGAGAAGCGGGGTTATCTCTTTTTAAAAGACCTTCTTTTTTCAAAAAAGTAAAAAAAGACTGAATAGAACTTTTAATATTCTCTTGTGTTTTTCTAGCACATTTAATCTCACCATTTGTATTTTTATAATCCAATTGATTAATATACTCCTGAATATCACTATAATTAATTTTATCAATTTCCATATGCCCAAATTTAGGTAAAATCCAATTTTTAAATCTAGATTTTTTAGTCTTTTGTTCTGAAATACTCCACTTTTTAAATTCAACTCTTAAATACTCTAAATAACAAGTTTTAAATAATGTTTTAGACAATGCTTTAGATAACTTATCACCATAAATTTTAGAATTAAAATCATTTGGTTTATTACCTTTTTTTAACTGGTCTAATTTTTTAACGGCAATAGTTAAAGAAGTACCTAAATTAACTTTTTTAGGTTTTCCCTCTTTATCTATATATCTACCATAATAATGTCTTTTGTTATCAGATTTTAAAACCTTGTAAAAAATTCCTTTATAGCTAGTTTTAATCATTATCAAAACCTTTAATTTTTGCTTCAAAAGTTCTTAATAAACTTCTAAATTGATAAGCAATAGAATTAAGTTTCTGTTTTTCATTTTCATCAATATTATTATCTTTTACAGCTTCTAAAAAATGTTTAGACAATTCACCATTAGTAGAAGTAATATGTAATAAAATAGATTCTAAAGAAATATCAAGATTATTTGACAATGCACTATCAAAACATAAAAAATCATACTTTGAACAAATATAATCAAATACAATTTTTTGACTATTAGAAGATAAACAATCGATAATTATAAATATTTCATCAATTCTAAAATACTTAGTAGAAGAAAAATCAACATAAGAATTAAACTCTTTAACAGAATTAAAACCCAACTTAAAAGATATATCTTTACGAGTAGTACCTCTAGTAAACTTAAATTCTTTATCGTTACTTTCAATAGCAAAAAGCAATCTTTTTAAAAAAATATCATCTTTTGGAATATTTGCAAATCTACTCATTACAAAAACCTACAATTGAATTATTGCCAAAAGACATAATATGAGAAGATACTTTTTTAATACAATTAAACCATTGGATTTCAAAAGAATTTCTAGATTCTTTAATAATTTTACATTTATAAGTTTTATCAGTTGAAGTCCTAACTAGACAAAACTTAAAATTTTTAATAGTTTTTGAGTACAAATTACAAGATTTTCTTATCATTTTTGAATTAATTTTGTTATAATCTGAACTTTTATGGGGTGTAATTGACATATAAATACCCTTTAAAATAAATATAAGAAATGTAATTATAAACAAAATATTTACATATTGTCAAGTTAATAATTACAAAATAAAGGTTTAAAATGGAAAATATAGACAATTTTCAAGAAATAATGGACAAATTTAAAAAAACATTAAACATTAAAAGTGACTCAGAAATTGCCGAAAAATTGGACATTTCAAGACAAAACTATTCAGACAGAAAAAAAAGAAATAGTATCCCATATGAAGAAATTATAAAATTATGCAAAAAAGAAAAAATTAACATAGATAATATACTCAATAATAAAGATTATATTTACAATAATATTAGATATAAAGAAGAACTTTACAAAATAATTGATAAATTAAATGAAAAAGAATTAGAATATTATTATCATATAATAAAAGCCCAAATAATCAAAAAAGAGATATAAAAAAATGGAAGAAGAAAAATATAAACCTTATTGGTTAATAATAACTCTAACAATGCAAATAATACTATACACAATTTTATTTACAAGAGGAATGAATAATAATACATTGAGTTATAACATATTGACGGATATTGGTCTTGTATCAGCTTCATTAATATTAATAATAAATATTATATTTTGGTTGTATAGTTTTATATCAATATTACTAAAAGATTTCAAAAAAGACATTAATAAAATAACATGGTTAATAGCAATTATATTCGTTCCATTTTGTTGGATTTTTTACTTAGACGCAGAAAGAATAATAATTAAAAAGAAGAAAGTAGATAAAAACGAGAATTTAAATGATAAAGTTATAAATATAAAATAACTTTATCAAACAAATACAATAGAAATAAACAACTAAAAAACATCATTTAATCCCCACAAAAAAGCATTTATAAAGATACTCAAAGTACAATAAAAAGTACAAAATTGTACTTTTATTAAGTTAAAATTAAGTAAGTAAATCCCTATATTAAAGTAATTACAAAAAAATATAATTGGTCTCATAACCCGAAGGTCGCTAGTTCAAATCTAGCTTCCGCAACCAATCATTACTTATATTTTACTCATTTAAAAAAATAAATCAAAGTTTTTTATAATTATTATTTAATAATAAGATTTCAGTAGTATAATTAATATATTACACTTTGGAGTTAATATGAAAAAGTTACTATTTATATCTACATTTATTTTTATCTTTATATTATTTAATGGCTGTCAAGAAAAACAAGAAAATACAAAGTTTTATGGCAATGTTGACGTTAGAACTGTATCTTTAGGCTTTAGAGTTGGTGGAAAAATCCAAAATGTATATTTTGATGAAGGTGATACAGTAAAAAAAGGTCAAATAATTGCAAAATTAGATAATTCTATTTATGAGCAATCATTAAATAATATAAAAGCTCAAGTTCTACAACAAACTGCTAATGTAAATAAATTAAAAAAAGGTTACAGACAAGAAGATATAAATAAAGCAAAAGCTACTCTACTTCAAAGAGAAGTTGCTATGAAAAAAGCGAAAAAAGATTTACAAAGAAATACAATACTATTAAATAAAAATTCTATATCAAAACAAGATTATGATGATATAAAACTTGTTTATGATAATGCAAAAGCTTTATACTTATATGCAAAAAGCAACTACAATCTACTCAAAAATGGTTATGAAAAAGAAGATGTACAAGCTGCAATAGCTCAACTGCAAGCTTTAAAAGCACAAGAAGAACTTCAAAAAATCAATTTAGATGATACCATTTTAAAAGCACCAACAGACGGAACTATTCTTACAAGAGCATATGAAATTGGCTCTATTGTAAATGCTTCAACACCTATAATAGATATGGCAAAAAGTGATGAGCATTGGATAAGAAGTTATATGTCTGAAAAGTATTTAGGTAAAATTAAACCTGGAATGAGTGCAAAAATCTATACTGATAGTACAAAAAAAGTATATAAAGCAACTGTTAGCTTCATTTCAGTAATTGCAGAGTTTACTCCTAAAAATGTACAAACAGAGGATTTAAGAACAGATTTAGTATATAGATTTAGACTTATTTTAAATGATTATGATGATAACATTAGACAAGGTATGCCTGTAACTATAAAATTTGATAACTTAAAAGAGTAAAAGTTTATGTCATTAGTTAAGATTGATAATTTATCAAAGGCTTTTGATAATAATTTAGCTTTAAAAAATATCAATATTAATATAAAAGAGAAAAAAGTTACAGGATTAGTAGGTCCTGATGGAGCAGGAAAAACTACTCTTATTAGACTAATGATAGGATTATTAGATAAAACAAGTGGTGAAATAACTGTGTT is from Arcobacter sp. CECT 8986 and encodes:
- a CDS encoding tyrosine-type recombinase/integrase, which codes for MIKTSYKGIFYKVLKSDNKRHYYGRYIDKEGKPKKVNLGTSLTIAVKKLDQLKKGNKPNDFNSKIYGDKLSKALSKTLFKTCYLEYLRVEFKKWSISEQKTKKSRFKNWILPKFGHMEIDKINYSDIQEYINQLDYKNTNGEIKCARKTQENIKSSIQSFFTFLKKEGLLKRDNPASHVTIKPYDNHVYMNLSVNQISTFYKNIIDIDTTELEVRKKRLMLILMIHGRRFGEVKNLEWGEINFLENEYLIPAHKSKDKKTHFHEMTDFLRKEFLELQVYRKVDDSYIFINPKTNKPYSDISKFFKSIKIASDIPVSFRCQDFRHVVGTFARKELGMPLEEIRDVLGHGSVKTTEIYSERKTENSKIVNNKLFELFDLFS
- a CDS encoding helix-turn-helix domain-containing protein, with amino-acid sequence MENIDNFQEIMDKFKKTLNIKSDSEIAEKLDISRQNYSDRKKRNSIPYEEIIKLCKKEKINIDNILNNKDYIYNNIRYKEELYKIIDKLNEKELEYYYHIIKAQIIKKEI
- a CDS encoding efflux RND transporter periplasmic adaptor subunit — protein: MKKLLFISTFIFIFILFNGCQEKQENTKFYGNVDVRTVSLGFRVGGKIQNVYFDEGDTVKKGQIIAKLDNSIYEQSLNNIKAQVLQQTANVNKLKKGYRQEDINKAKATLLQREVAMKKAKKDLQRNTILLNKNSISKQDYDDIKLVYDNAKALYLYAKSNYNLLKNGYEKEDVQAAIAQLQALKAQEELQKINLDDTILKAPTDGTILTRAYEIGSIVNASTPIIDMAKSDEHWIRSYMSEKYLGKIKPGMSAKIYTDSTKKVYKATVSFISVIAEFTPKNVQTEDLRTDLVYRFRLILNDYDDNIRQGMPVTIKFDNLKE